The genomic stretch CCGAAACACGAGCTGGCTGTGCACCGTGGCCTTGCCGCGGGCGCTGACGCGCGTGCCGGTGATGACGCCCAACCCAATGGAGGGGGTGGGCGCGGGGAGTTTCAATTCAATCAACGCGGGCTGGGCGGCGGGGGCCACAGCGGGCGGCGTGATAGCCGGAGGCACCACAGGGGGCGTGATGGCTGGCGGCACGAGTGGCACTGCCGGTGCAACGGCGGGCGGAATAATTTCCGGTGAGGGCGCGGGCACGGCCGGTGTGGGGACCGGTTGCGCGGGCGGTACGGGCTGGCGCGTGGGTGGCGCGCCCGGTCCGGCTGGGATGGGCGGCGCGGTTTGCGCGATGAGCAGGGTGGTGGCCGCGAGTGTGAGCGCGGGAGTTAATATACGGGGCAGGGTGGTTTTCATCAGTTCCTCAACAAGGTTTGGATTTCAGTTTCTGTTAGTGTTCGCCATTTGCCGGGGGGCAACTCGCCTAATTTTATTTTTCCTATTTGCACCCGGGTTAGCCGGGTGACTTTTATTTTCTGTGTCGCAAACAATCGGCGCACCTCGCGGTTTTTGCCTTCGGTGAGTTCGATCCGCACGATGCTGCGTGCGCGGGTGCTACTCACCAAAGTCGCCTTGCGGGCCCGCAACAACTCGCCCGCGTCCTCTACGCCTTCGGTGAATTGCGCCAGCGCCGTTTGAGGCACGTTGGCTTTCACCTCCACCGTGTAGACCTTGGGCACGTTGTACCGCGGATGAGTCATCCGCAGTGCGAACTCGCCGTCGTTTGTGGCAAAGATCAATCCTTCACTGTCGCGGTCCAGTCGGCCCACGGGTTTCAGGTCCCAGCCCGGCGGCAACAGGTCGCCCAAAATAGGCCGCCCGCGCTCGTCTTTCCGGGTACACAAAACCCCTTTGGGTTTATGCACCGCGACATAGCGATGACTCAACGGTTGGATGGGTTTGCCGGAAACAGTCACCACGTCTTTCGCGGGATCCACTTGGGTTCCCAGCCGTGTGACCGGCCGGCCATTCACCTCCACGCGCCCAGCCAAAATGATCGCTTCGCTGGCACGCCGCGAAGCGATCCCGGCTTGGGCCAAGAATTTTTGCAGGCGCACCATCAACTGTTCTCATTCAGGCACAGAACTTCCGTTCAGTGTCTCACCGTGGAACAGATGCACCTCCGGGCGAAGGCCCGTGACATCGAAGCGAATCATTACGCGGCCGCTATTCGGAGGGCTTCGTCTTGCGAAGTCCCGCCACGCGGTCGCCCTCTTTCCATTGGCCGCGGTCCTTCAACAGTGCCACGCGCTCATAGCGCTTCAGCACGTTGCGCTTTGCGCCCAGTGTATTTGAAGATCGTAAACTGCGATGTCGTGACATAAATCTGTTCCTTCGTCACCTCGCTCAGCCAATTCGTGGCGCCTTTTCAGCACACCAGTCCTTGGCACGGGCGAGGCATTCTTTATAGTTGATCTCTTTCGCCAACGGCAAAAGTTAGTTACTAACACTGCTCACACCTGTTAACAACTGAATTTTTTAAAAAAATGCCCATTCGCTCACACGCATTGCATTTTTCGCAAAAACCCCCTAGTTTTCCGGCACGTTACTGCGCCCTCGGCGCGTCATAACTATGGAAACCCTCCTCATCGCCCTGCTCGCCGGCCTCGGATTCATCGTCGCCTACCATACTTATGGCCGCTGGCTGGGCAAAAAAATCTTCCGTCTCTCCGCCAGCGCCGTCTGTCCCAGTGAAAAACTCGAGGACGGCGTCGACTATGTGCCCACCAAAAAATCTGTCGTCTTCGGCCATCACTTCACCTCCATCGCCGGCACCGGCCCCATCGTCGGCCCCGCCATCGCCATCATGTGGGGATGGCTTCCCGCGTTGTTGTGGGTGGTGTTCGGTTCCATTTTTATTGGCGCCGTGCACGACTTCGGCGCACTCGTCGTCAGCCTTCGCAACAACGGCCAAACCGTCGGCGACATCGCCGGTCGCGTTTTGAATAAACGCGTTCGCCTACTTTTCCTCTTCGTTTTATTTATGGCGCTCACCGTAGTGCTTGCGATTTTTGGGTTAGTCATCGCCGCGGTGTTCAAGCAATACCCCGCCGCCATCTTCCCGTGCATCGTGCAAATCCCAATCGCCATTGTCATCGGCACCCTCTTGCATCGCAAAGGCTTCGGATTATTTTTGCCGTCGCTTATCGCGTTGGCGGTGATGTACCTCACTGTTATTTTTGGAAACACCGGCGCGCTTGGCGCATTCAACGCCGCCCTCGCCGCGTGGCCGTTGTGGCAATGGGTGCTCGTGCTGCTGGGCTATTCTTACGTCGCCTCCGTGTTGCCGGTGTGGACGCTGCTCCAACCGCGCGATTACATCAACTCATTGCAATTGATCTCCGCCCTCGGCCTCATCGTGTTCGGCCTTGGCGCGGCGGCGTTCTTTGGCTACACGCCAACCGGCGGCGAAAAACAAACGCTGAGTATGGTCGCGCCGATGTGGGATTTTAGTCCGAAGAACGCGCCGCTCATTTTTCCGTTTCTTTTTATCACCATCGCGTGCGGCGCAGTGAGTGGTTTTCACTGCCTCGTTTCCAGCGGTACCAGCAGCAAACAACTCAAGAACGAAGAAGACGCCCGCTTTGTTGGCTACGGCAGTATGCTCACCGAGGGCTTTCTTGCCACACTCGTCCTCCTCGCGTGCGGCGCGGGGCTCGGCCTCGGGATGATGCACGAGGGCACGATGCTCACCGGCAAAGCCGCGTGGACCGCGCAGTACGGCGACTGGCTCGCCGCCGGTGCATTGGCCGCAAAGGTCGGCGCGTTCGTGCAGGGCTCGGCTAATTTCCTCCAAGCCCTCGGCATTGCG from Limisphaerales bacterium encodes the following:
- a CDS encoding small basic protein: MSRHRSLRSSNTLGAKRNVLKRYERVALLKDRGQWKEGDRVAGLRKTKPSE
- a CDS encoding carbon starvation protein A produces the protein METLLIALLAGLGFIVAYHTYGRWLGKKIFRLSASAVCPSEKLEDGVDYVPTKKSVVFGHHFTSIAGTGPIVGPAIAIMWGWLPALLWVVFGSIFIGAVHDFGALVVSLRNNGQTVGDIAGRVLNKRVRLLFLFVLFMALTVVLAIFGLVIAAVFKQYPAAIFPCIVQIPIAIVIGTLLHRKGFGLFLPSLIALAVMYLTVIFGNTGALGAFNAALAAWPLWQWVLVLLGYSYVASVLPVWTLLQPRDYINSLQLISALGLIVFGLGAAAFFGYTPTGGEKQTLSMVAPMWDFSPKNAPLIFPFLFITIACGAVSGFHCLVSSGTSSKQLKNEEDARFVGYGSMLTEGFLATLVLLACGAGLGLGMMHEGTMLTGKAAWTAQYGDWLAAGALAAKVGAFVQGSANFLQALGIA
- a CDS encoding rRNA pseudouridine synthase translates to MVRLQKFLAQAGIASRRASEAIILAGRVEVNGRPVTRLGTQVDPAKDVVTVSGKPIQPLSHRYVAVHKPKGVLCTRKDERGRPILGDLLPPGWDLKPVGRLDRDSEGLIFATNDGEFALRMTHPRYNVPKVYTVEVKANVPQTALAQFTEGVEDAGELLRARKATLVSSTRARSIVRIELTEGKNREVRRLFATQKIKVTRLTRVQIGKIKLGELPPGKWRTLTETEIQTLLRN